A part of Setaria viridis chromosome 8, Setaria_viridis_v4.0, whole genome shotgun sequence genomic DNA contains:
- the LOC117833183 gene encoding disease resistance protein RPM1 — MAEAVLLAVTKIGYALANESATVIINKLSEKVQALKELPRKMDLIRMKLTLMSDTIQEIGTVYLIDKPVKSWIGEVRKVAYHVEDVIDKYSYHILEIEEEGFLMKYFIKGTHYVKVFSDIADEVAMVEQDIQQVVLMKDQWLQHSQLVPDKLAMIERQRSQDGFPDFVKDEDLVGIEKNRKLLSGWLYSDELDSTVITVSGMGGLGKSTLVTNLYEREKVNFPVHAWIVVSQICPADALLRKLLWKIGNMVPPVPSEIDKMDVHDLKAEIKKKLQNRKCLIVLDDVWEQEVYFKIHDAFQNHQASRIIITTRKDHVGAIASLDHHLELEPLDGPDAFDLFCRRAFHNKKDHKCPNEFEEIAKSIVDRCHGLPLAIVTIGSLLSSRPRINIWNQTYNQLRSELSTNDHVRAILNLSYHDLSGGLRNCFLYCSLFPEDYPMSRESLVRLWVAEGFVLSKEKNTPEEVAEGNLMELIHRNMLEVVDYDELGRVSTCKMHDIMRDLALSVAKEEKFGSANDYEAIIQVDPHVRRLSLCRWKVNTSLKVKFPRLRSLVAHGMISSTPDLLSSILSESKHLTALELQDSNITEVPTFIGNLFNLRYIGLRRTNVKSLPESIEKLFNLHTLDIKQTQIEKLPRGIVKVKKLRHLLADRFADEKQSDFRYFIGVESPKGLSNLEELQTLETVQVSKDLAEQLKKLMQLRSIWIDNVSASDCENLFATLSTMPLLSSLLISARDVNETLCLQALDPISTKLHRLIVRGQWASGTLKYPIFRNHGEHLKYLALSWCQLGEDPLGVLAPHVPNLTYLSLNRVNSASTLVLSAGCFPHLKTLVLKRMPDVKQMEIGDGALPRIEGLYIVSLTQLDKVPQGIELLLSLKRLWLLYLHDEFKTLWQTSGMHQKMQHVPEIRI; from the coding sequence ATGGCAGAAGCAGTTCTCCTTGCTGTCACGAAGATTGGCTATGCTTTAGCGAATGAAAGTGCTACGGTCATTATAAATAAGCTGTCTGAAAAAGTTCAAGCTCTGAAGGAACTGCCACGGAAAATGGATCTAATAAGGATGAAATTGACATTAATGAGTGATACTATACAAGAGATCGGCACAGTCTACCTCATAGATAAGCCTGTCAAGAGTTGGATTGGGGAGGTCCGGAAGGTGGCTTACCATGTTGAAGATGTCATAGACAAATACTCATATCATATTCTTGAGATAGAGGAAGAAGGGTTCCTGATGAAGTACTTCATCAAGGGTACCCATTATGTCAAAGTTTTCAGTGACATTGCTGATGAAGTAGCTATGGTAGAACAGGACATTCAACAAGTTGTTCTGATGAAGGATCAGTGGTTGCAGCATTCCCAGCTTGTTCCTGACAAACTTGCCATGATTGAAAGGCAGCGGTCCCAAGATGGTTTCCCAGATTTTGTCAAAGATGAAGATCTAGTAggaattgaaaaaaatagaaaattgcTGTCTGGATGGCTGTACTCGGATGAGCTGGATAGCACCGTGATAACAGTTTCGGGTATGGGTGGGTTGGGAAAATCTACCCTGGTAACAAATCTTTATGAACGTGAAAAGGTCAACTTCCCTGTGCATGCTTGGATTGTTGTGTCACAGATCTGCCCGGCAGACGCTCTGTTGAGAAAGCTACTCTGGAAGATTGGGAACATGGTACCACCAGTACCATCAGAAATTGACAAAATGGATGTACACGACTTGAAggcagaaataaagaaaaaactCCAAAATAGAAAATGTTTGATTGTATTAGATGATGTCTGGGAGCAAGAGGTATACTTCAAAATACATGATGCTTTCCAGAATCACCAAGCAAGTCGTATTATCATTACTACACGAAAGGATCATGTTGGAGCCATCGCTTCGTTGGACCACCACCTTGAGCTAGAACCATTGGATGGCCCTGATGCATTTGACCTTTTCTGCAGAAGGGCTTTTCACAACAAGAAGGACCACAAATGCCCCAATGAGTTTGAGGAAATTGCTAAATCTATAGTGGATAGGTGTCATGGCCTGCCGCTGGCAATTGTTACAATAGGCAGCTTGTTGTCATCAAGACCACGAATAAACATTTGGAATCAAACATATAATCAGCTAAGGAGTGAGTTGTCAACAAATGATCATGTCCGAGCAATATTAAACCTAAGCTATCATGATCTATCTGGAGGCCTCAGAAATTGCTTTTTGTATTGTAGCTTGTTCCCTGAAGACTACCCCATGTCACGAGAAAGCCTTGTGCGACTGTGGGTTGCAGAAGGCTTTGTTCTGAGCAAAGAAAAGAATACACCAGAGGAGGTGGCTGAGGGAAATCTCATGGAACTAATTCACCGCAATATGCTTGAAGTTGTGGACTATGATGAGCTCGGAAGGGTTAGCACTTGCAAGATGCATGATATTATGCGGGATCTGGCACTCTCCGTTGCCAAAGAAGAAAAGTTTGGTTCTGCAAATGATTATGAAGCAATAATACAGGTGGACCCACATGTTCGCCGATTGTCATTATGTAGGTGGAAAGTTAATACTTCACTTAAGGTTAAATTTCCACGTCTTAGAAGCCTTGTGGCTCATGGAATGATTTCGTCCACCCCTGATTTGTTATCCTCAATTTTGTCTGAATCAAAGCACTTGACTGCTCTAGAGCTGCAAGATTCTAATATCACCGAGGTGCCCACATTTATAGGGAATCTCTTTAATCTGCGGTACATTGGGTTAAGGCGCACCAATGTCAAGTCACTACCAGAGTCCATTGAGAAGCTCTTCAATCTCCACACTCTGGACATCAAGCAAACCCAAATAGAGAAGCTACCACGAGGTATTGTTAAGGTTAAGAAGTTGAGGCACCTTTTGGCTGACAGGTTCGCTGACGAAAAGCAGTCAGATTTCAGATATTTTATCGGAGTCGAATCACCTAAAGGGCTGTCAAACCTGGAAGAACTGCAGACTCTAGAGACAGTGCAAGTGAGCAAAGACTTGGCTGAGCAGCTGAAGAAACTGATGCAGCTCAGAAGCATATGGATAGACAATGTAAGTGCTTCTGATTGTGAAAACCTTTTTGCGACCCTATCGACGATGCCACTTCTTTCCAGCCTGCTTATCTCTGCAAGAGATGTGAATGAGACACTTTGCCTCCAAGCCCTTGATCCGATTTCCACAAAGCTCCACAGGTTAATTGTAAGGGGCCAGTGGGCTTCTGGGACACTGAAGTATCCGATATTTCGCAATCATGGGGAACATCTCAAATATTTAGCGTTAAGCTGGTGTCAGCTTGGAGAAGATCCACTGGGTGTGCTCGCTCCACACGTGCCAAATCTCACCTATTTAAGTCTTAACAGGGTGAATAGTGCAAGCACTTTGGTTCTTTCTGCTGGGTGCTTTCCTCACCTGAAGACGCTCGTCTTGAAGCGAATGCCGGATGTCAAGCAGATGGAAATCGGAGATGGTGCTCTTCCACGTATTGAAGGTCTTTACATTGTGTCCCTAACACAGCTGGATAAGGTTCCTCAAGGCATCGAGTTGCTTCTTTCTCTGAAGAGGCTTTGGCTGCTGTACCTGCACGATGAGTTTAAAACTCTGTGGCAAACGAGTGGGATGCACCAGAAGATGCAGCACGTTCCAGAGATTCGTATCTAG